The following proteins are co-located in the Pyrococcus abyssi GE5 genome:
- a CDS encoding adenylyltransferase/cytidyltransferase family protein: MAGNRRIRVVVGGVFDILHVGHIHFLKMAKELGDELIVIVAHDETVKKRKGRPPINPAEDRAEVLRAIRYVDDVVIGEPGEISLELIKKLKPDVIALGPDQDFDCRTLKEKLRSIGLKVEVIRLPYLYKEDRAKTSKIIKRITEIFCD; this comes from the coding sequence ATGGCAGGTAACCGCAGGATAAGGGTGGTGGTTGGTGGGGTTTTCGATATACTCCACGTTGGTCATATCCACTTCCTTAAAATGGCCAAAGAACTCGGGGACGAGCTTATAGTAATAGTGGCTCACGATGAGACTGTAAAGAAGAGGAAGGGTAGGCCGCCGATAAATCCAGCCGAGGATAGAGCCGAGGTCTTAAGGGCAATAAGGTACGTTGATGATGTCGTTATAGGCGAACCTGGGGAGATAAGTTTAGAGCTCATAAAGAAGCTTAAACCTGATGTAATTGCCCTTGGTCCCGACCAGGATTTTGATTGCAGAACCCTTAAGGAGAAGTTGAGGAGCATTGGGCTCAAGGTGGAGGTCATAAGGCTTCCTTACTTGTATAAGGAGGATAGAGCGAAAACGAGCAAAATAATCAAAAGAATAACGGAAATATTCTGTGATTAA
- a CDS encoding DUF4443 domain-containing protein, translated as MERKRGAYPEYSIEDAIAVIILLKEPLGRKQIAEKLELGEGTVRTLLKKLAKLGMIDSKQRGHFLTEKGKRVRENLLELFSEPIGVSVDGYPAIGIVVRKPPSFKSIELRDEAIRFDAKGAMILIVKNGEIVFPEDLRPLRDMYPDIARKIVDYDEGDAVVITWADTPPKAFKSAIHVAYVMKKDEIPGEVMEVVR; from the coding sequence GTGGAGAGGAAAAGGGGAGCATATCCCGAGTACAGCATTGAAGATGCTATTGCCGTTATAATCCTCCTTAAAGAACCTCTGGGGAGGAAGCAGATAGCAGAGAAGCTCGAGCTTGGAGAGGGAACCGTGAGGACACTACTTAAGAAGCTTGCAAAACTTGGGATGATAGATTCAAAGCAGAGGGGTCACTTCTTAACCGAAAAAGGTAAGAGGGTAAGGGAGAATCTACTTGAGCTGTTCTCAGAGCCTATAGGCGTTTCGGTTGATGGGTATCCTGCGATAGGAATCGTCGTTAGGAAGCCTCCTTCCTTTAAATCGATAGAACTCAGGGATGAAGCCATTAGATTCGATGCTAAAGGGGCAATGATACTGATCGTTAAGAATGGGGAGATAGTTTTCCCTGAGGATCTTAGGCCTTTAAGGGATATGTATCCTGATATAGCGAGGAAAATAGTGGACTACGACGAGGGGGATGCCGTGGTTATTACATGGGCCGACACACCACCGAAGGCTTTTAAGAGTGCAATTCACGTCGCCTACGTGATGAAGAAGGATGAAATTCCTGGGGAAGTTATGGAGGTGGTTAGGTGA
- the pyrF gene encoding orotidine-5'-phosphate decarboxylase translates to MIVLALDVYDEDRALKIAEETKDYVAMIKVNWPLIIGSGLDIIRKLKDRTGLKIIADLKLADIPNTNKLIARKVYEAGADYIIVHPFVGRDSVEAVNELGEIILVVEMSHPGALEFINPLTDKFIELANDVEPFGVIAPGTRPERVKYIRERLKEGVKILTPGIGAQGGKAKEAIEAGADYVIVGRSIYNAPNPREAAREIYDEIRGE, encoded by the coding sequence GTGATAGTTCTAGCTTTGGACGTTTACGATGAGGATAGAGCTTTGAAGATAGCCGAGGAGACGAAGGATTACGTTGCAATGATTAAGGTCAACTGGCCACTAATAATTGGGAGTGGATTGGATATAATAAGGAAGCTCAAAGATAGGACTGGACTAAAGATTATAGCCGATTTGAAGTTAGCCGATATACCGAATACTAATAAGCTCATAGCTAGGAAAGTTTACGAAGCGGGTGCCGATTACATAATAGTTCATCCATTCGTGGGAAGGGACAGCGTTGAGGCGGTTAATGAGCTCGGGGAGATAATCTTAGTTGTTGAGATGAGCCATCCCGGGGCTTTGGAGTTCATAAACCCACTAACGGATAAGTTCATAGAGCTCGCCAACGATGTTGAGCCATTTGGGGTTATAGCTCCAGGAACTAGGCCTGAGAGGGTTAAATATATCCGAGAGAGGCTTAAGGAGGGCGTGAAGATACTTACTCCTGGGATAGGGGCCCAGGGAGGAAAGGCTAAGGAAGCGATAGAGGCTGGGGCAGATTACGTAATCGTTGGAAGGTCAATTTACAACGCTCCAAATCCTAGAGAAGCTGCAAGGGAAATATACGATGAAATAAGGGGTGAGTGA
- a CDS encoding bis-aminopropyl spermidine synthase family protein: MKEIVERVKSKTKIPVYERSIENVLSAILASNDIWRIVDLSEEPLPLVVSILEALNELGYVSFEDGVKLTEKGEDLIAELGIGKRYDYTCPHCQGKTVDLQAFADLLEQFREIVKDRPEPLHQYDQAYVTPETTVARVILMHTRGDLENKEIFVLGDDDLTSVALMLSGLPKRIAVLDIDERLIKFIEKVADELGYNDIEIFTFDLRKPLPDYALHKFDTFITDPPETIKAIRAFVGRGIATLKGPRCAGYFGITRRESSLDKWREIQRLLINEFNVVITDIIRNFNEYVNWGYAQETRAWRLIPVKKLPEYNWYKSYMFRIETLEGSRGYEEEITEEDIYNDEEASTT, encoded by the coding sequence ATGAAAGAGATAGTTGAGAGGGTTAAAAGCAAAACCAAGATACCCGTTTATGAGAGGAGCATTGAAAATGTGTTATCAGCTATTCTGGCAAGCAACGACATATGGAGAATAGTTGATTTGAGCGAAGAACCGCTACCATTGGTAGTTTCAATACTTGAGGCTCTCAACGAGCTCGGATATGTGAGCTTTGAAGACGGTGTAAAGTTAACTGAGAAGGGAGAGGATTTGATAGCAGAACTCGGTATAGGAAAAAGATACGACTACACCTGCCCCCACTGCCAAGGTAAAACAGTTGATCTCCAAGCCTTTGCCGATCTACTAGAACAGTTCAGGGAGATCGTTAAAGACAGGCCAGAACCACTCCATCAGTACGACCAAGCTTACGTAACCCCAGAGACAACCGTAGCGAGGGTTATACTGATGCACACCAGGGGAGACCTCGAGAACAAGGAGATATTCGTTCTAGGAGATGACGATTTAACGAGCGTTGCCTTAATGCTCTCGGGACTACCCAAGAGGATAGCGGTCCTCGATATAGATGAGAGACTCATCAAGTTCATAGAGAAGGTTGCGGATGAGCTAGGGTACAACGACATTGAGATATTTACCTTCGACCTGAGGAAGCCACTACCAGATTATGCCCTTCACAAGTTCGACACATTCATAACGGATCCCCCAGAGACCATAAAGGCCATAAGAGCGTTCGTCGGTAGGGGGATAGCCACGCTTAAGGGGCCTAGATGTGCAGGTTACTTCGGCATAACCAGAAGGGAGAGCTCGCTCGACAAGTGGAGGGAGATACAGAGGTTACTGATAAATGAGTTCAACGTCGTGATCACGGACATAATAAGGAACTTCAACGAGTACGTTAACTGGGGGTACGCCCAGGAAACGAGGGCTTGGAGGTTAATCCCAGTCAAGAAGCTACCCGAGTACAACTGGTACAAGAGCTACATGTTCAGGATTGAAACGCTTGAAGGCTCGAGAGGTTACGAGGAGGAGATAACTGAGGAAGACATTTACAACGACGAAGAGGCCTCAACTACTTGA
- a CDS encoding RNA-binding protein has translation MELKVKHPLSKKEVKGIIAQLSQMFGEEIAGKMLNKKDEVKVAEFDKTTEIILVNGKPMFIRRKELIFPLVIALYNISDEEDLRKWPRRVVVDEGAVPHILNGADVMAPGIVDADENIKEGDFVFVVEEKYGRPLAIGVALMSGKAMKEKSRGKAVKVIHHARDKIWQVTAG, from the coding sequence TTGGAGCTGAAAGTTAAACACCCGCTTAGCAAGAAGGAGGTAAAGGGGATAATAGCACAGCTCTCCCAAATGTTCGGAGAGGAGATAGCCGGAAAGATGTTAAACAAGAAGGATGAGGTTAAGGTAGCTGAGTTCGATAAGACCACTGAGATAATTCTAGTTAACGGAAAGCCCATGTTCATTAGGAGGAAAGAGTTAATATTTCCACTGGTAATCGCCCTCTACAATATTTCAGATGAAGAAGACCTTAGGAAATGGCCCAGGAGGGTAGTGGTTGACGAGGGAGCAGTGCCCCACATACTGAACGGTGCCGATGTCATGGCTCCTGGGATAGTCGATGCGGATGAGAACATAAAGGAGGGGGACTTCGTCTTCGTGGTTGAAGAGAAGTATGGAAGGCCTCTCGCAATAGGGGTGGCATTGATGAGCGGTAAAGCAATGAAGGAGAAGAGCAGGGGTAAAGCCGTGAAGGTAATCCACCATGCGAGGGATAAAATATGGCAGGTAACCGCAGGATAA
- a CDS encoding ATPase, which yields MVSKSIDRIELESPLVALLMPPDPERLGWKVSYYTGIAFHNQTVVVRVSGLRRTIHYYIPENLKRLTNPLRREVENFLRLVNPEPLSVDQLEEVLSSGRRIADEALSYIKGLHDFVVIESYSNYAAPTFKSLDVDVVIAVAPGKVALFKGEDYRKATSLYFNMKSPWLITTEDILPLLKPIKIVEFGPKGIEGVFDLVAQVVEASSSL from the coding sequence AGCCCCCTCGTAGCTCTGCTTATGCCTCCCGACCCCGAAAGGCTTGGGTGGAAAGTTAGCTACTATACTGGGATAGCCTTCCATAATCAAACAGTCGTGGTAAGGGTTAGCGGTTTGAGGAGAACCATACATTATTACATTCCAGAGAACCTAAAGAGGCTTACAAATCCCCTAAGGAGAGAAGTTGAAAATTTCCTTCGCTTGGTGAACCCCGAACCTTTGAGCGTTGACCAGTTGGAGGAGGTTTTATCTTCGGGAAGGAGAATTGCTGATGAAGCTTTATCTTACATAAAGGGTCTTCACGACTTCGTTGTGATAGAATCTTACAGCAACTATGCAGCTCCCACGTTTAAGTCCTTGGATGTTGATGTCGTCATAGCTGTAGCTCCTGGGAAAGTCGCCCTGTTTAAGGGTGAAGATTACAGGAAGGCCACTTCCCTGTACTTCAACATGAAGAGCCCTTGGCTGATAACTACCGAAGACATCCTGCCTCTATTAAAACCAATAAAAATAGTTGAATTCGGGCCAAAAGGAATTGAAGGAGTGTTTGATTTAGTTGCTCAAGTAGTTGAGGCCTCTTCGTCGTTGTAA